From the Nostoc sp. PCC 7107 genome, the window AATACGAGAGCCAATTTCTTAACTTTTGTTTTCATCGACCTCTCCAACTCGTGTTGTTACTAACTTTGTATATTCTTCATATCAAATTTTCTTGATATATTAGGTTGTTGTCAACTGGAGAATACAAAAATTCATCAAAAAAAATTGATGGGTTCTCCAACGATAAATTAAAGTCTGCAATCTCTTGGTTATGAAATTCAGGTAAGCTGAGGTTAAAAATAGTGCTGAGTGTCTAGTGATGACAGTAACTTTTCAGCGCTAAGTTCACTGAGAGTAATTTGTTACCTTTGTGAAATATGAAAAAACAACACAGCAAAGCATTTTTATTGAATTTCCCAACTTTGGTTATGCAGCACTACTCAAAACTGATTCAGATAATTTTTACTTTCTGTCTAATCACATTTCTCTCATGGATGATAACTCCCACAGCCGAAGCTCTAACACAGATTAGACTATTTGACATTTCTTATAAAGATTGTCCCCCAGAACTGGCTCAAGGGGCGGTTATTAGTAGTGGTAGTGCAGCGGCGAATTGCTTTATTGTCACAGGTAAAGCAGAAAATGGCACTTACAAAACTGTCTACGATGCAGATATCTATGGACGGATCTATGATGCTAACAATGACTCAGTCATGCAAAACCGGACTCGTCTTGGTTCTATTGCGGAAGTTCCACCAGGAACGAGTGATTTTGAACTCAGGATTTCTGTACCCGCTAATCAGCCCTTACCTTTGCAGCTAAAGCAATTTAAAGCATCGGGATTTAGTAGCCAAGTCAGAAGATGAGTGCTGTAAAGCCCTGCGGGCATGGCTGCGCTTAGAGCGGTAGCGGGGCGTTCAGCCCGTGCTGAGTGATTACAACTTTTAATAAAATAAACAGTCTGGGTTGACTAACCCAGACTTCAAACTAGTAACTTCTAACTGATAGTTACGCAAAGACTTGCAGCCCACCAGCCAGACTACCTACTACTTGGCCGACTACTTGCAGTAATAAAATCGCTAACATGGGAGAAATATCAATGCCGCCCAAAGGGGGGATGATAGAACGGAAGACATTGAGATATGGGTCAGTAATTTGGCTTAAAGCAGAAAAAGGCTGATTGTACCAATTGATGGTGGGGAACCAAGTCAAGAGAACTCGAATGAATAGTAGAGCAGTATATAGCTGTATGAAGGTGTTGAGAGTGCTAATCAGTAAAAACATGGATTTTTCGATTTCCTGCTAAGTTTCACAAGCGGTCTTATAGTTGATTTTAGTTTAGTCGTTGTCATGCTGTCTGCGAATTAGTATCTATTTTGACCACGACTAGCAGCTACCGGAATTTCCGATAAGCCTGAAAGTGAAAACTAAGTTGAGGAAAATGGTTTGTGGGTGGTTAATCTTGTATTGAAGAACGATCGCCTACTGTCTGACTAGCATTACCGTTAACATCGCCCAATTGTTTTCTCACCTCATCAATTGTGGCATTTAACTGAGCAATTTTATCTTCTAGCGATCGCCTAGCTGTTTCCATTTCCAAATCACCAGTTTCTGAGGCTCTCATCCGCCGTTTTGTGGAGTTTTTTTTCGGTTCTACTGCACCATTGCTAACTTCAGCGTCTTCCTCTGCTGATTCGAGGTCGAGGCGAGAAGTAATTACAGCCCCCAAAACACCACCAACTAAGCCACCAAAAAGCGCCCCTGCGAAAAAACCACTAGCAAAACCATCACGCTGACTCATAACTTTACCCGCCTTGAAGCAACCTTACAATCTTTAATATTGTGTTTAGCGATTTTCTTTGCCTAGCTGCATAGTAGCTTAAGTACCAAAAATGCGATCGCCTGCATCTCCTAATCCCGGTACAATAAAACCGCGATCGTTAACTGTTTCATCAATAGTTGCAGTGTAAATTATTAAACTTGGATAAGCCGCACTCAGTTTCTGCAATGCTGGCGGAGCCGCTACCACACTGACAATTCGCGTCAACGCCGGATCAATTCCCCGTTGTGTTAATTCTGCCATTGCCCTCATAATCGAGCCACCTGTTGCTAACATCGGATCTGTGATTAACACTCTTGTTTGTGGGTCAAATTTTTCCGGCAATTTGTTCAGGTAACATTGCGCTTCCAGGGTCTCTTCATCCCGCACCAAGCCCAAATGATAAATCGAAGCCAAAGGTAGCAAAGTTTGTGCGCCTTCTAATAATCCTAATCCTGCCCGTAGAATCGGCACCACCGCCACAGGCACTTCTGGATTAATAAAAGTTGCAGGACAAGAGGCTAAAGGAGTTTGCACCGTCGCCTCTATCGTCGGTAGCCACTCTCGCGCCGCTTCGTAAGTTAACCATCGGCCTAACTCAGTTATGGCACTGCGAAATAATACTGAAGGTGTAGCAGCATCACGGGCAACTGCCAACCAGTGCTTAATTAAGGGATGGGGAGGAACGTAAACACGCAGTTGTACCGTCATAGCTGGAAATTAGCACTTTTGACTTTATAGGAACTGAAACCTCATCATACTCTTTCCTGCGTATGGCTGATAGCCAAAATCAACACACTAAAAATTATTGAAAATCTTTTGCATTAATAGTTGACATAGATTCTCAATCAAAGTTATATTATTAATCAGTGTTCTCCTCTCTTTAAGGATCGGCAGACGGGATTAGCCAGCAGTCGCAGGCTTGTCCCTCTTTTTTTATGTATTGGTCATTTGTTAGGGTTTTAGGCATAGAAACACAGCCTACTCCAGATATAAATAAAAAGACTAAACTTTCTCAATGGAAATTAGGCTATTTTGTATTTTGTCAGACTAATAACCAAAAACAAAGGACAAATGACCAATGACTAATGACCATTTTGTGTTTGACGCAATTATCATTGGTTCGGGAATTGGGGGCTTGGTAACAGCAACTCAACTAGCAGCCAAAGGCGCTAAAGTTTTGGTGCTAGAACGTTATCTGATTCCTGGTGGTAGTGCAGGCTCTTTTGAGCATCACGGTTATCGCTTTGATGTCGGAGCATCAATGATTTTCGGCTTGGGGAAAAATGGCACAACTAACTTGTTGACTCGCGCCCTGGATGCAGTAAATGTTGATTTAAAAACAATACCCGACCCAGTACAGATTCATTATCATCTTCCTGATAAATTAGATATTAAAGTTGACCGGGATCATGAGAAATTTTTGCAAAATCTTACTGCTTATTTTCCTCAAGAAGCAAGAGGTATTCGACGTTTTTATAACCAATGTTGGCAAGTTTTTAATTACCTAAACCGGATGGATTTATTGTCGCTAGAAGAACCTCGGTATTTGATGCGGATGTTTTTCCAGCATCCTTTAGCGTGTCTGGGTTTACTTAAGTATCTACCAAAAAATGTCGGAGAAGTAGCGCGACATTATATTAAAGATCCCTTATTATTAAAATTCATTGATATGGAATGTTATTGCTGGTCAGTAGTACCAGCGAACATGACACCAATGATTAATGCAGGCATGGTCTTTTCCGATAGACATTATGGTGGTGTCAATTATCCTCAAGGCGGAGTAGGAATAATTGCTCAAAAACTAGTAGAGGGGTTAAAAAAAGTTGGCGGTGAGATTCAGTATCAAGCTAGGGTCAAAAAAATTATTATAGAAAAGGGATGTGCTGTCGGCGTAGAACTAGCTAACGGTCAAATTTATCGCGGTAAACGCATAGTTTCTAACGCTACACGCTGGGATACCTTTGGTAAATTAATTCCTGTAGATAAAATACCTAATAATGAGAAAAAATGGCAACAACGTTATGAAAAATCACCTGGCTTTTTGAGTTTACATATAGGTGTCAAAAGTTCAATTTTACCCAATCACACAGAATGCCATCATATTTTGTTAGAAGATTGGGCGAAAATGACTACAGCAGAAGGCACGATTTTTGTTTCAATTCCCACATTGCTTGACCCAGATTTAGCACCAGAGGGACATCATATCATTCATGCCTTTACACCTCACTGGATTGATGCTTGGCTAGGTTTGTCAGCAAATAGATATGAAGCGAAGAAAGAAGCCGCAGCCTGGCGAATTATTGAGCGACTAGAAAAGATTTTTCCTGGGTTAGATGCAGAGTTAGATTATCTAGCCATAGGCACACCCCGCACTCATCGTCGTTTCCTAGGACGAGAAGATGGCACTTATGGGCCAATTCCTCGACATAAATTGTGGGGTTTGTTAGGAATGCCTTTTAATCGCACAGCTATTCAGGGACTTTATTGTGTTGGTGATAGTACTTTTCCCGGTCAAGGGTTGAATGCTGTCGCCTTTTCTGGTTTTGCTTGCGCCCATCGCATCGCTGCCGATTTGGGAATTGGGAAATAGTCTATGCTCGTTTTTCATTAGTTAATTGCAGTGTAATCAATCGAAAAAAGAGGGAGAATACCCCATGTTTGAGGTATTCTAGATTCTGCATTTTTCAAGTCGAAACTATTTGGACTTTATTAGCTGCTGTTGTAGCTTTTTGTCTCGCCTCTTGAACATTTACGGCTTTAGCTAAAGCCACACCCATACGTCGATAAGGATGAGCCGATGGTTTACCAAATAATTTAATATCGACATCCTTTTCTGCTAAAGCTTCGGCAACCCCAACAAAAGAAATTGAATCTGATTTTTCTGAGGCTAAAATTACAGCACTCGCCGAAGGACAAAGTTGTTCAATGTGAGGAATTGGTAAGCCTAAAACAGCCCTTAAATGTAATTCAAATTCATTCAGATTTTGGGAAATTAATGTCACCATACCTGTATCGTGGGGTCTGGGAGAAAGTTCAGAGAAAATGACTTCATCTTTAGTTATGAAAAACTCAACACCAAAAATCCCTGCTCCACCTAAAGCATCGGTGACTTTTTTGGCTATTGCTTGAGATTCTAAGATTTTATCTTCAGAGATGCCTGCTGGTTGCCAAGATTCTTGATAATCGCCTCTTTCTTGACGATGACCGATAGGAGAACAGAAGATTGTTGGGGTATTCCATTGTTTAATTGTCAGCAATGTTATCTCAATCTCAAAATTAATAAATTCCTCGACAATGACTTTTTGACTGTCGCCTCTAGAATTAGCGATCGCATAATTCCAAGCCTGCTCAACTTCATCTTTATTCGCTACTACAGATTGACCTTTCCCCGAAGATGACATTACAGGTTTAACTACGTTCGGAAAGCCAATTTCTGATGAAATTGCAATCAATTCATCTAGCGTTACAGCATAACCATATTTAGCTGTTCTAATGCCTAATTCTTTGTGTGCCAATTCCCGGATTCTGTCACGGTTCATTGTATAGTTAGTCGCCGCCGCCGTTGGGATAACTGTAATACCTCTTTGTTCAAACTCTAGTAACTTTTCTGTCCTAATTGCTTCAATTTCTGGTATGATTAAATCAGGCTGATGTTTTGTGACCACTGCTTCTAAATCATCGGCACTAAGCATTGAAATTATTTCTGCACAATCAGCAACCTGCATCGCTGGCGCATTAGCATAGCGGTCAACTGCAATTACATAATTACCCAGACGTTGAGCCGCAATCACAAATTCTTTGCCCAGTTCCCCTGAACCCAACAGCATCAGTTTTTTAGGTAACTTAATAGAATTACTCATCAATTTATCCAGAAAAATTTTAGTATCATCATCTTATAATTTTTTGAATTTTATTAACATTACTTCAATAAGTAAACTTTGCTCCTCGCAATTTTAAATATTCATACTGAAATTGAGACAAACCAATACCTTTAGCAAACTGACACTCTTCTACTAAAGCCTCTGTCCAAATGGTTTCATTAAGGATTACACCTGTTAAATCAGCATTGCGTAAGTCCGCTTTAGTAAAATTAGCAAATAGGAGGTCAGCATTAACTAAACTGCTACGTTGCAGATTAGCATTAGTTAAATTACCTCTGATGAAATTTATTTCGTCTAATATCAAATCAGATAAATCTGCACCAACTAAATTAGGAAATTTTAGCTGCTGAGGATTTTGTAAAAATTGCATTATGCAAACTATATTCGCTTCATTTAATTTAATTTTAGTTAAAAACTCATAACGACTTATTCCCAATTGCTTGAGAGTTTGTTGCCTTTGCTCAATATTTTGTTCTAAAAACTGTATTGCATTTTTACGTAATTCTTGAGTTGGTAGACTAATCATTATGTCTGATATAAATAGATGATAACTATCTTTTTATCGGCAGTATTATATCGATTGTAGTACCTTGATTAATCAGAGAAACGCATTTAATAGAACCGCCATGTTGCTCAACAATAATTTGATGACTAATAGACAAACCTAAGCCTGTTCCTTGTCCAACAGGCTTAGTAGTAAAAAAAGGTTGAAAAATACTTTGGCAAATATTTTCATTCATGCCACAACCATTATCAGTGAATGAGATTGTAATTTGATTTTCCTGAGATTGAATTGTCTGAATCCAAATAGTTAGTGCTTCAGCTTTATTTATATCATGTATAGCTTCTTTTTGAATTAAAGCATCAAGTGCATTATTAATTATATTGAGAAATACTTGATTTAAAAGGCGAGGATTACAATAAACCCGAGGTATTTTGCCGTAGGATTTAATTACTGAAATAGCTTTGCTATGACTCGCATAACGATTAAGCCGATGCTGCAAAATTACCAGTGTACTATCAATACATTGATGAATATCGGCTTTTTTATAGTCAGATTCATTCAAACGTGAGAAACTAGAAAGTGATTCGACAATTTCACTAATCCGATTTGTACCACTCTCCATTGATTCCAGTAGCTTTGGCAAGTCTAGATGGATAAAATTCAGGTCACTTTTAGCAAGAGCTTGGATAATTTTGATATCTGGATTTGGATACACAGAAGCGTAAGTTGTTAAAAGGTTTAGTAAGTCATTCGTATACTGACGAAGATATTCTAAATTGCCATGAATAAAGCTGACTGGATTATTAATTTCATGTGCTACTCCAGCTACCATTTTTCCCAACGCTAACATAGTTTCGCGTTGAATTAATTGCATTTGAGATTGTTGAGTTGCTTTTAATTGAGATAAAGCTGATTCTGCATTTTCTTTGGCTATACGATATTGTTCCTGTACTAGAAATAAACGTTGTAGTGTTTGGTAGTATATAGTAACAGTAAACAAAACAAATAATGCGCCAAAAAAGAAAACCATACCAGTCAGTAATGGTATCCATTCAAATAGTTCCGTAATTGTTAAATAAATACATAAAGAATAACCACCCAGAAAAAAAACCATGAGCGAGAACATGATTCGCCAACTGAGTTTATCTGCTTCTGTCTTGAAAAATGCGAGAATTTTTCGTGTCCTAACAATAGATAGTCCCATGATTCCAGCACCCAGAGCAATCAGGGTGACAATCAAAGACAGAACAACTGGAGAACTTAACATGGTATTGAGCTAGGTTGAACGGCAAGATAGGCTGTAAACTATCACCAAGCACTTAGGGAAAAAGTCATTTTAATTTGACTGTATCGAAATAATTCAACTAATTGGACTAGAAGACACAATAGTTTAAACCTTACTCGCTGAAGCATGAAATAAATTATTTACTCAACATCGTAAGTAAATAATCGCTGGACAGCGGAATTCTTATCTAATCATAAAAATGCCCTTACCAAAGGGCAAGGGGTTACGCTCTTCACAATCGAAAATCAAAGAAACTTCAACAAAGCTTC encodes:
- a CDS encoding YggT family protein; protein product: MFLLISTLNTFIQLYTALLFIRVLLTWFPTINWYNQPFSALSQITDPYLNVFRSIIPPLGGIDISPMLAILLLQVVGQVVGSLAGGLQVFA
- the upp gene encoding uracil phosphoribosyltransferase, with amino-acid sequence MTVQLRVYVPPHPLIKHWLAVARDAATPSVLFRSAITELGRWLTYEAAREWLPTIEATVQTPLASCPATFINPEVPVAVVPILRAGLGLLEGAQTLLPLASIYHLGLVRDEETLEAQCYLNKLPEKFDPQTRVLITDPMLATGGSIMRAMAELTQRGIDPALTRIVSVVAAPPALQKLSAAYPSLIIYTATIDETVNDRGFIVPGLGDAGDRIFGT
- the crtH gene encoding carotenoid isomerase, with the protein product MTNDHFVFDAIIIGSGIGGLVTATQLAAKGAKVLVLERYLIPGGSAGSFEHHGYRFDVGASMIFGLGKNGTTNLLTRALDAVNVDLKTIPDPVQIHYHLPDKLDIKVDRDHEKFLQNLTAYFPQEARGIRRFYNQCWQVFNYLNRMDLLSLEEPRYLMRMFFQHPLACLGLLKYLPKNVGEVARHYIKDPLLLKFIDMECYCWSVVPANMTPMINAGMVFSDRHYGGVNYPQGGVGIIAQKLVEGLKKVGGEIQYQARVKKIIIEKGCAVGVELANGQIYRGKRIVSNATRWDTFGKLIPVDKIPNNEKKWQQRYEKSPGFLSLHIGVKSSILPNHTECHHILLEDWAKMTTAEGTIFVSIPTLLDPDLAPEGHHIIHAFTPHWIDAWLGLSANRYEAKKEAAAWRIIERLEKIFPGLDAELDYLAIGTPRTHRRFLGREDGTYGPIPRHKLWGLLGMPFNRTAIQGLYCVGDSTFPGQGLNAVAFSGFACAHRIAADLGIGK
- the purT gene encoding formate-dependent phosphoribosylglycinamide formyltransferase, whose translation is MSNSIKLPKKLMLLGSGELGKEFVIAAQRLGNYVIAVDRYANAPAMQVADCAEIISMLSADDLEAVVTKHQPDLIIPEIEAIRTEKLLEFEQRGITVIPTAAATNYTMNRDRIRELAHKELGIRTAKYGYAVTLDELIAISSEIGFPNVVKPVMSSSGKGQSVVANKDEVEQAWNYAIANSRGDSQKVIVEEFINFEIEITLLTIKQWNTPTIFCSPIGHRQERGDYQESWQPAGISEDKILESQAIAKKVTDALGGAGIFGVEFFITKDEVIFSELSPRPHDTGMVTLISQNLNEFELHLRAVLGLPIPHIEQLCPSASAVILASEKSDSISFVGVAEALAEKDVDIKLFGKPSAHPYRRMGVALAKAVNVQEARQKATTAANKVQIVST
- a CDS encoding pentapeptide repeat-containing protein, with the protein product MISLPTQELRKNAIQFLEQNIEQRQQTLKQLGISRYEFLTKIKLNEANIVCIMQFLQNPQQLKFPNLVGADLSDLILDEINFIRGNLTNANLQRSSLVNADLLFANFTKADLRNADLTGVILNETIWTEALVEECQFAKGIGLSQFQYEYLKLRGAKFTY
- a CDS encoding sensor histidine kinase; this encodes MGLSIVRTRKILAFFKTEADKLSWRIMFSLMVFFLGGYSLCIYLTITELFEWIPLLTGMVFFFGALFVLFTVTIYYQTLQRLFLVQEQYRIAKENAESALSQLKATQQSQMQLIQRETMLALGKMVAGVAHEINNPVSFIHGNLEYLRQYTNDLLNLLTTYASVYPNPDIKIIQALAKSDLNFIHLDLPKLLESMESGTNRISEIVESLSSFSRLNESDYKKADIHQCIDSTLVILQHRLNRYASHSKAISVIKSYGKIPRVYCNPRLLNQVFLNIINNALDALIQKEAIHDINKAEALTIWIQTIQSQENQITISFTDNGCGMNENICQSIFQPFFTTKPVGQGTGLGLSISHQIIVEQHGGSIKCVSLINQGTTIDIILPIKR